The sequence CAAATGAAAGTAGGAGATTTTTTTCAAAGATTCCCTTGGAGTGGGGCGCAAACCATTCAAGAAACAAAGCCAACCATAGCCCAAGAACCAATCATCGAGAAAAAGCCCAACAATTCGCCCTCTCCCTTCTCCGAATTAAAAATGAATGACTTATCTGATTTATTTTAGTAAAGGATAAAATTATGTACCCAGAATTACAACTACTCATCCACGAAGCAGAATTTAACTATCTACAAAGTAACGACTTAGAAACCTTCTCTAAGTGCATCAACAGTCTGCAGGGAAAAATGGACATTTATCGTCTTCTGCGAGATAGGGAAATTGAAATCTTTCAAATCGTGGCAGATAAATTGGTAGCCAAATTTTCCGATAGCCAAGAAAAAGCCCTCGAAATCTCCTTACAACATTGGCTATTAATTACCAGATATAGCGCCATGGCAATGCTACTCAATAACCCCGAATTTTTAGAACGTCGCCTCTTAGAATGGCTAACGGACGTTGTAGAAGCTAGGGAATCTCAATCCATTGACTCGGCGGTTCATTCCCTGTTAATCACGGAACTTAAACAAGCCTTAAACCCTTCCCAGATAGCAGATTTAGAGCCATTCTTAAATCAAGCCAAGGAATATTTAGTTAAAGATACCGTCAGGGCTTAAAAAAAATACTTTTTTAGATATGGGAGACAAATTAATGATTTCTATTGCAGATTTAGTTGAAAAAAAACCCCTCAAGGGTAATTACTTTTCCCCCGATGCTTATGT is a genomic window of Cyanobacterium stanieri LEGE 03274 containing:
- a CDS encoding phycobilisome protein gives rise to the protein MYPELQLLIHEAEFNYLQSNDLETFSKCINSLQGKMDIYRLLRDREIEIFQIVADKLVAKFSDSQEKALEISLQHWLLITRYSAMAMLLNNPEFLERRLLEWLTDVVEARESQSIDSAVHSLLITELKQALNPSQIADLEPFLNQAKEYLVKDTVRA